The DNA region CCGCAACCGCGCACGATAGTATTTGGTATTAATATAGGCTTATAACATTAAAAATTATAGAAATGAGAAACATGAAGTTTATATATATATCAGCAGCAGCATTAATGGTATGCTTAAGCGCGTGCAATAAACAGCTTAATATAAAGCCGGTTGAGTCAATTGATCAAACGCAGGCTATTAAAACAGCTAAAGACGTACAGGGCGTTTTGGTAGGTACTTATAATCGTTTAGGACAGGTTGATGTTTACGGAGGCCGTATATTCATGGAACCCGATCTGTTAGCTTCAACAGCCATTACGTGGACTGGCACATATACAGGCTTAACGCAAATGACTGTTCAGTCTGTAACAAGAGATAATAGTTTTGTGGAAAATACCTGGCTGGATGCCTATCAGGTAATAAATCAGGCCAACACAGTGCTTGCCAATTTGGATAAAGCTGATAACGCGGATGATAAAACAAGATGGGAGGGGGAAGCTAAATTTATAAGAGGATTAATGTATTTTGATTTGGCCCGCTTGTATGGAAAGTCATGGAATGACGGCGATCCGACAACTAACTTAGCAGCCGCTATAGTGTCAAGTCCTACTACCTCGGCAGATAGCGAGGGGGCTAAAGTGGGCCGATCTACAGTTAAACAGGTTTATGACCAGGCTATTAGTGACTTAACAAGGGCTGAAAGTATCCTGCCTGCTGATAACGACTTTTATGCCAATAAATACGCTGCATCGGCAATATTAGCGAGGTTGTATTTGCAACAGGGCAATTATACCAATGCTTTGAAGGAGGCTAATGCAGTCATTGCATCCGGAGCGTTTTCGCTCGTGCCTGATTATACGAAAGAATTCTTATTATCAAGTAAACCCTCTCACCAGGAAAATACTACTGAAGATATCTTTGCTATACAGGTAACTCAACAACAGGGTATAAACAGCTTGAATGAATTTTATGCCTCATCAGCAAATGGCGGGCGTGGTGATATTAAAATAACCGATGATTTTTTAGCGGAGTTTGAAGCTAACGATGTGAGGGGAAAGTTTTATACCATCACGTCGGTTAACAGAACTAAGAAGTTTGACAACCAATATGGAAACGTACATGTAGTGCGCCTTGCAGAGATGTACCTGATCCGTGCAGAGTCTAATCTGCGCGGTGGAACAGCTACAGGTGCAACTCCGGTAAATGATATTAATACCATAAGGAAAAGGGCAGGCCTTAGTCCATTGGCAACAGTAAACCTTGCTGAAATATTAACAGAACGTGTGCATGAGTTATGTTTTGAAGGGGGCTTTTTTCTGCATGATGCAAAAAGGCTAAAACAAAATGTGAACGGGCTTCCTTACAACTCGCCAAGATTGATATTCCCGATCCCTCAGCGCGAAATTTTGGCTAATCCTAAGTTAGTACAAAATGAAGGCTATTAACAATAATTATATCTTTTGATCTATTTATATCCCGGTGATTAATATTCACCGGGATTTTTTGTTGTAACCTGAAAATTAATAAAAGCTAAATTAAAACACCATGGAAGATCAACAAATACTTGCCGCCCTGAATGCCCACTGGCAAGCCTCGGCAGCCGGGGACATAAACGCAGAGCATGACATTTACGATGACGATGTTATTTGTGATTATCCCCAGTCGGGAGAGCGGATTTTTGGGCGCATTAATTTACAGACCTTGCGCGGGCATCATCCGGGTAAGCCATCGGGTTTTCGTATCAGGAGGATTTTGGGAAAAGGCGATACCTGGGTCACGGAATATACTATTAACTATCAGGAGCAGCAGGCTTACACGGTAAGCATTATGGAGTTTCGTGAGGACAAGGTAATACATGAAACACAGTATTTCGCCGATCCCTTCGAAGCCCCGGCCTGGCGAAGCCAATGGGTTGAGCCGATTGATGGATAGATAAAACTTTAAAACAAATAAGGCCTCTCATTACTGAAAGGCCTTATTTCAAATATCTGTTATAAAAATTATCTTGTTTTAAACGGTTTAGCTTTTTTAACCGGATAATGTGGTTTGCCATTAGGGTTAATTTCAGGGGCGCCAACTAAGGTCATTGCACAGCGGAAACCAACCTCGGCACTCGCCTCGTCCTGATCCATAAAACGACGGGTAGCAGGGTTTAGCCAAAACGCCATATCGTTCCATGATCCGCCTTTGTAAACTTTAGAGTGATCGTTAACCAGGGTGGTTGTTCCGTAAAGAGCTTTATTAACTTCGTCTTTTTCGCCCCTCGCATCCGGGTTGTAAGCTTTACCCGAGTTTTTAGGCAGTAATGAATCAATTGGTAATGAACCTGTTTGAGGAGTTGTTGCAAGCGGCGCCGCGTTTGGATTGGCGCTTTGCGCGACTGTACTCTGTTGCTGTAAAGCTAAAAGTTCGCTGTATTTTAGCTTCTTATTAGCATGTGCAGGGTCTTTGATTGGCTTGCCGTATTTATCTTTTGCATAAAGCCCTTTGCTTGGATCTGCAAGGCGTTTGTTTGAAAACTCATTACCGCGGAAAGGGTTAAAATCTTCAAACTCCTCAAATGAGGTTTGGCGGTAGGTATCAGCAACCCATTCGTTAACGTTACCCGCCATATTATATAAGCCAAAATCATTAGGTGCATATGAACGTACAGGAGCCGTAATGTCTGCCTTATCGTTCAGGTAACCGCCAACACCGGCGTTGTCACCGTTGCCGCGTTTAAAGTTTGCCATGATCAAGCCACGGGTTTTGCTTTTTGCCGAACGTACACCCATGCCGTTCCAGGTATATATTTTGCCATCGTCGATGTTTTCAAACTGGGTATTTCCTGCAAGGGCCAATGCTGCATATTCCCATTCGGCTTCTGATGGTAACCGATATGCTTGTTTAAGGATCCCGTCTTCCATACGCACAGGCCTAACGGCTTTGCCGCCTTTTCCTGTACCTGCCTGGGCATTAGGGCTCAGGTTAGGCATCATTTTTTTACCATCAATGCCTGCCCCGGTCATCTGGCCGTTCAGGTAAATATCAGTATTAAAAGGTTGTCCGTTCGCCGCAATGCCGGCATCACCGCCGCCACCTTTTTTGCCCATATCTTTCCACGCTACCATTTTTCCGGTTTCGCGTAAAATGTTTTCGTTGGTACGGTCGGTGCGCCATGAGCAATAATCCTGTGCCTGGTCCCAGGTCACGCCTACAACCGGGTAGTCCTGAAAAGCAGGATGACGCAGGTAGTTATCTACATATGGCTCATTATAAGATAAGGGATGGCGCCAAACCAAGGTATCAGGCACCGCATTGTAATATAACTCGCGATCCTGCGGAAAAGTTATGTTTATCCAATGCAGGTAATCAAGCCAGTCCTGGTTTGATACTTCGGTTTCGTCCATGTAAAAAGAGGGTACGGTAACCCTGCGGCGTACATTATTATAATCGTAAGTTATGTCCTGATCGGCACTGCCGCCCATAACAAAAGTACCACCCTCAATAGGCACCAGTCCCGGTCCCGGAGATGGATGGCTTTGCCTGAAACGCTCATAACCGCCGTTGTTTTTATCGTTATAAGTTATACCCGTTTTTTGCGATTGCTCACGTTTACTGCAGCTACTCATCACGGCACCTAAAGCCAACAATCCCAGAGCAGTTTTAGTAAAAAGTATTTTCATATTTTTACAGTTATATTAAGTGGTAAATTTATAAAAAAATGGATACAGTGCTTATGCTAATGAACCATTATTTAGAAATAAATACTACAATTATCAGGGGTTTTAACGAAAAATTAATGAAATTAGTTGCGTTGATTTAAATTTTTGATTTAACTTTCAGCAAAAGTGCAGACTTGAAAATGTAAAGCAAGTCATGGTCCTATGTTTATAAAAATACAAATTGTTAAAACCTAACTCCTACAAATGAAGTTTTTTACATTTCGAGGCCTTGCTATTATTACCCCATTTTTGTTGCCACTTGCTACTGCTGCGCAAA from Mucilaginibacter sp. SJ includes:
- a CDS encoding RagB/SusD family nutrient uptake outer membrane protein; translated protein: MKFIYISAAALMVCLSACNKQLNIKPVESIDQTQAIKTAKDVQGVLVGTYNRLGQVDVYGGRIFMEPDLLASTAITWTGTYTGLTQMTVQSVTRDNSFVENTWLDAYQVINQANTVLANLDKADNADDKTRWEGEAKFIRGLMYFDLARLYGKSWNDGDPTTNLAAAIVSSPTTSADSEGAKVGRSTVKQVYDQAISDLTRAESILPADNDFYANKYAASAILARLYLQQGNYTNALKEANAVIASGAFSLVPDYTKEFLLSSKPSHQENTTEDIFAIQVTQQQGINSLNEFYASSANGGRGDIKITDDFLAEFEANDVRGKFYTITSVNRTKKFDNQYGNVHVVRLAEMYLIRAESNLRGGTATGATPVNDINTIRKRAGLSPLATVNLAEILTERVHELCFEGGFFLHDAKRLKQNVNGLPYNSPRLIFPIPQREILANPKLVQNEGY
- a CDS encoding SUMF1/EgtB/PvdO family nonheme iron enzyme; this translates as MKILFTKTALGLLALGAVMSSCSKREQSQKTGITYNDKNNGGYERFRQSHPSPGPGLVPIEGGTFVMGGSADQDITYDYNNVRRRVTVPSFYMDETEVSNQDWLDYLHWINITFPQDRELYYNAVPDTLVWRHPLSYNEPYVDNYLRHPAFQDYPVVGVTWDQAQDYCSWRTDRTNENILRETGKMVAWKDMGKKGGGGDAGIAANGQPFNTDIYLNGQMTGAGIDGKKMMPNLSPNAQAGTGKGGKAVRPVRMEDGILKQAYRLPSEAEWEYAALALAGNTQFENIDDGKIYTWNGMGVRSAKSKTRGLIMANFKRGNGDNAGVGGYLNDKADITAPVRSYAPNDFGLYNMAGNVNEWVADTYRQTSFEEFEDFNPFRGNEFSNKRLADPSKGLYAKDKYGKPIKDPAHANKKLKYSELLALQQQSTVAQSANPNAAPLATTPQTGSLPIDSLLPKNSGKAYNPDARGEKDEVNKALYGTTTLVNDHSKVYKGGSWNDMAFWLNPATRRFMDQDEASAEVGFRCAMTLVGAPEINPNGKPHYPVKKAKPFKTR